From Dryobates pubescens isolate bDryPub1 chromosome 22, bDryPub1.pri, whole genome shotgun sequence, the proteins below share one genomic window:
- the LOC104304415 gene encoding ferritin heavy chain produces MAAPPSQVRQNYHQDCEAAINRQINLELYASYVYLSMSYYFDRDDVALKNFAKYFLHQSHEEREHAEKLMKLQNQRGGRIFLQDIKKPDRDDWENGLTAMECALHLEKNVNQSLLELHKLATEKNDPHLCDFIETHYLDEQVKAIKELGDHVTNLRKMGAPKYGMAEYLFDKHTLGDSDNES; encoded by the exons ATGGCAGCGCCTCCATCCCAAGTGCGCCAGAACTACCACCAGGACTGCGAAGCCGCCATCAACCGCCAAATCAACTTGGAGCTCTATGCCTCCTACGTGTACCTCAGCATG TCCTACTATTTTGACCGGGATGATGTGGCCCTGAAGAACTTTGCCAAGTACTTCCTGCACCAGTCCCACGAGGAACGGGAGCATGCTGAAAAGCTGATGAAGCTACAGAATCAGAGGGGAGGACGCATCTTCCTGCAGGACATCAAG AAGCCTGACCGTGATGACTGGGAGAATGGCCTGACTGCAATGGAATGTGCCCTGCACCTGGAGAAGAATGTGAACCAGTCACTGCTAGAACTGCACAAACTGGCAACTGAAAAGAATGACCCACAT TTGTGTGACTTCATCGAGACTCACTACCTGGATGAGCAGGTAAAAGCCATCAAGGAGCTGGGTGACCATGTGACCAACCTGAGGAAGATGGGGGCACCCAAGTATGGCATGGCAGAGTACCTCTTTGACAAGCACACCCTCGGGGACAGTGACAATGAGAGCTGA